A window of the Gemmatirosa kalamazoonensis genome harbors these coding sequences:
- a CDS encoding DUF3224 domain-containing protein, with translation MTTRATGTFEVKLTPQSSDEEPQGSTLARLSIDKQFRGDLEATSKGEMLSAGTRVQGSAGYVAIERVTGTLHGRRGSFVLQHSGTMTRGAPQLTVRVVPDSGTGELTGIAGSMTIIVEPGRHAYEMEYTLI, from the coding sequence GTGACGACACGCGCGACGGGAACGTTCGAGGTGAAGCTCACGCCACAGTCGAGCGACGAGGAGCCGCAGGGCTCGACGCTCGCCCGACTGTCGATCGACAAGCAGTTCCGCGGCGACCTGGAGGCGACGAGCAAGGGCGAGATGCTGAGCGCGGGGACGCGGGTGCAGGGCTCCGCCGGCTACGTCGCGATCGAGCGCGTGACGGGCACGCTGCACGGACGGCGCGGGTCGTTCGTGCTGCAGCACTCGGGCACGATGACGCGCGGCGCGCCGCAGCTCACGGTGCGGGTGGTGCCCGACTCCGGGACGGGCGAGCTCACGGGGATCGCGGGCAGCATGACGATCATCGTCGAGCCGGGGCGGCACGCGTACGAGATGGA
- a CDS encoding DUF4242 domain-containing protein: MPVYAAERDLPAITMDQLAGAQRAAIETSERSTAEGRPVRYIRSMYIPSEAHVTCLFEASNAEAVRDVNERAGIPFTRIVEAMDLTP; the protein is encoded by the coding sequence ATGCCCGTCTACGCTGCCGAACGCGACCTGCCCGCGATCACGATGGACCAGCTGGCGGGCGCGCAGCGCGCCGCGATCGAGACGAGCGAGCGATCGACCGCGGAGGGGCGGCCGGTGCGCTACATCCGCTCCATGTACATCCCGAGCGAGGCGCACGTCACGTGTCTGTTCGAGGCGTCGAACGCCGAGGCGGTGCGCGACGTGAACGAGCGCGCGGGGATCCCATTCACGCGCATCGTCGAGGCGATGGATCTCACGCCCTGA
- a CDS encoding arsinothricin resistance N-acetyltransferase ArsN1 family B — protein MPSTEERNAPALVVPTIRLAVQSDAAQIAAIYRPAVTDSSISFEVEPPDGAEMARRIARTLARTPWLVCERGGAIAGYAYASAHRERAAYRWSVDVSAYVHADARRVGIGRALYASLLAVLMRQGFRNAYAGVTLPNDASVALHRAVGFTPVGVYRGVGYKRGAWHDVAWFERALAPRVAEPSEPVPLPVLDADALRDALRA, from the coding sequence GCGCCCGCGCTCGTCGTGCCGACGATCCGGCTAGCCGTGCAATCCGACGCCGCACAGATCGCCGCGATCTATCGCCCGGCGGTGACCGACTCGTCCATCTCGTTCGAGGTCGAGCCGCCGGATGGCGCGGAGATGGCGCGGCGGATCGCGCGGACGCTCGCGCGCACGCCGTGGCTCGTGTGCGAGCGCGGCGGCGCGATCGCGGGCTACGCGTACGCGAGCGCGCACCGCGAGCGGGCGGCGTACCGGTGGTCGGTGGACGTGTCCGCGTACGTGCATGCGGACGCGCGGCGCGTGGGGATCGGGCGCGCGCTGTACGCGTCGCTGCTCGCGGTGCTCATGCGGCAGGGGTTCCGCAACGCGTACGCGGGCGTCACGCTGCCTAACGACGCGAGCGTGGCGCTGCACCGCGCGGTGGGATTCACGCCGGTCGGCGTGTACCGCGGCGTGGGCTACAAGCGCGGCGCGTGGCACGACGTGGCGTGGTTCGAGCGGGCGCTCGCGCCGCGCGTGGCCGAACCGTCGGAGCCGGTGCCCCTGCCCGTGCTCGACGCGGACGCGCTGCGGGACGCGCTCAGGGCGTGA